In Pan paniscus chromosome 1, NHGRI_mPanPan1-v2.0_pri, whole genome shotgun sequence, the DNA window aCAGCTTGTATACAATTTAAAACAAGTACAACTGAATATGTTTCTATGTAAAAGCCACAATAAAGTTAAATGAAATACTAAATAAGTCTTACAAATTGGTCTCTTAGGAGTTCTCAAAAGAATTAGTAACTGAGTAATGTTAGATTCTAAGAAATGCCCTCTTCTTGATCTATCATTTCTGTTTTAACTGAAAACACATCTGCCAACATATGTTTTGGAATTTCTGACCCTCTGACTTTCAAGGCATAACAAGCATTCTCCACTTTGGCCAAACTTTGTTTCAAGGTATACAGCTTCTTAGAAACCTCGTAAGGTCCAGTGTTGCCAATGAATGAAAACCCATCATAAACCTGACGTAAAAACTGGCTCACTTCAAAGGGGGTATCAATGTCCCCATTCCCCACACTGTTAATACACATCCGCATCAATTCTCCAGTTAAGTCAGCCACTCCCAGTAGGTAATCGACAGGTGTGACTCTCAGTCTCCAAGTACCAAACTGCTTATCCTGTGCATCAGAGGAGGgctggtaaaaaaacaaaacaaaacaaaaaaacacacacacacacacaagaaagaaCACTGTGAAAAAGAGTGAATATAgcatgtatcacatttattataGAAGTACAAAATCAATAGCAAATCAGTCATActaattttttctaaataaaataaatctgttttgCTTAATAACCACTTGGGATGTTACAGGAGGAATGTGTGCCCTGGGTAGTGAATTGAACCAGATGACTTCAAGATACTTTTGAAATATATCATTATGAAACCAACTATTTCCAACTCCACTTGacgtacaaaataaaaatattcttaaacaaGGCTTAATAACTTTATTGCGCGACAATTACTTTCTTAAATGAAAAACCATACAGCCCTCCGAGTTTGTGATCCATCAATGTTTTCCTAAGAAGCTCAGTCTTTTTCTGGCTTCTTGTCTTTCCCTACTTAGCACTCACCGTCACAATTTATTATtctctcactgcatcctcaattCCCTTAGACTGCTATATTTTCTACTGCACCTACCCAGCAAAAACAGAATCCTCAATCAATACTAAAATATACTCATTAGTCCTTTATTCAGGTGGCTGAGTACCACtcactgagttaaaaaaaaatggtaatcACAACTGCAGAGTCTGTACTGCTACAAATTACTCTCCAATCCTTTTACTTATCATTAGATGGTTCTCTTTCCAGCCTCTTCAAACACAATTTCAAACCTTTCACCACTCTCCTCAGGGCTCTACTCAAATCCCAAACCTCTTCACTTTCAGTAGACAACCTTGCCCAATTTCAGTGACCTGGTCATTTGCCAGCTTACCTAGCACAATTTCTCGCAACTGCCTTtatccctaccaaaaaaaaaaaaaaaaaatttatatccaCACCCATCTTTACCTTCTATCCTCCAGTCTCAGATGATGAGTTGTCCCTCCTCTTGTTTGAGGTTAACTCTTCCAAATGACCTTGACCCATCTCCTCCCACCTCTTCCAGGACCTTGCTTCATAAGGTGTatgcccttgggcaagttatttcatctctctaaacctcagtttcctcatctgtaaaatgggataacagtacctacctcaGAGGTTTATTTTAAGGGTTAAATGAGAACATTTACCAAGTTCTTGGCATAATGCCCAACACAAagtaaatattcaacaaatgctAGCTGCTATCATGATATCATCATGAAATCTCTCTCCACATCAATTTCCCTCTACTGAATTCTTTCTGGTAGAGACGATGCCTAAATTGTTATTAAGAGACGGTATGTATAAAAGGGTAGGTGAAGTTGCAGTTACATCAAAGGACATTTTAGGTAGTGGGAACTACAAAGGCATACAGGTAAGAATTGTGCATTTGAGGAACTAATGAGATAATTCTTTTGAGTAAAGTTTAAAGGAAGTTACATAAATATAAGCTGAGACGAGGGAGACAGCTTTATTAAGATCACTCTTTGCTATGTATCTAATACTTGAATCCTAACATTGTTTGGACTCTGCAGAGACCATCTGGTGCAACGTCCTCATCATTTAGCATAAGAAATGAGGTCCGAGAAACATCACAGGTAATATGACGTTGAGCTATGGGAATATGATAGCTAGTTAGTGGCACTattgtttccattctatttttctgcatgtttgaaatttttcacaaaactttttaaaataaaaattaaatagtttTGACAATATTCTCAACAGGCAAGTCAGAGCAAAATACCTTTCCCAATCAAATTCCCAGAAATTTCAGCACCAAGCATCTTTAGCACTAAAACTTATTTATGAATATAGTCTTATACAATTTGAAACATGTATATGAATATTATAGCCCCATAATCTTAAAATAATCTGGTACCTAAGTCCTGAAAACAGTACTTTGACTCTCAATTTTCTGGccttttccccaatattttcattttgatacaCAGAGAACTTTAAAGGAAAGTGTGGTAACTTCCCTAATATCACATGAGAAGCAGGGTCAAATAGACCTACTTTACTTCTTTGTGTAATTCAGTCTACActatatgaataaaaaatatgaagaaattttacttctcaaaatacatttcctCCTTAATACACTTCATATAACTTAAAGTTAATACATGGCTTCCTTAAAGTAAGTTATACCTGTCATGCCAAATTAGTCtcatttgtattaatattttagttgatattcaagaaaatattatttctacagtGTCTTCCATCTCCTGCCTACCTATCCTTAATatatggtgtttttaaaaataattttaaaaagaaaaaataaagaaaaattttaaaataattatttaatatttattaaattaaattattaataatttaataaacaattatttaaataatataaattatttaaaaatatttaattttaagtgtACTGGTATCTCAGAAAGTATCAAATAGTCAATACAGCTTACCTTACTGCCTGTTATATCTTGAaacccagaaggaaaaaaatagtatttgtttAAAAGTCAAACTGCAAAGTTTTTCTTAATTCAGAAAAGCTACATAAATTTCAGATATAAGCATTATGAATTGAGTAAATGATTAACAGCTCTCACTATATAAAACCTACTTTATAATGGCAAACTACTGAGCACTTCCGTGTCAGGtgctgtatataatgtatattacgTGTCAGGTGCTGCTGTATATTGCCTGATTAATAACCTTTAAGTCAAATCCTTTAAAACAACCCTTTGAGGTAGGTACCTGATGCAAGGGATCCCTGTAGCACACTGTGAGAAGCGCTGGCAGAGCGGACAAGGGCACAGGCTTGGATTCAAAATACCTAACTTCAAATCTTAGCTCTGCCACACTTTTTAGTTGTGTGGCttctggcaagttacttaacctctctaaaagtctgtttctttctctgtaaaatgagagtaataatGCTTACCACATATGGTTAAtaaaaggattaaataagacaGTGCTTACAAAGGGCAAGTGAAAAATAGAGAGTAAAACCAAAAGAGGACTTACAGTAAGCACTCCATAATGCTTTAGGTAAAGAGCATTACTTTCCCAATATGCCCAGAGTTGTTCTTGTTCTATCCActaactgaaatatttaaaaagaccaTTTCCTAGTTGAGACTCTACAAAACCATACTTTAGAAAGAACATTCCCATCTCAATCTTAGCATAAGCCAGTAAATCTACTAGAATCATCATActgttacataaattatataatgtgaaataaattttaaattctcacagttttattttctttcccattgTCTTCAGTCGTAAATATCAATTGTTTATTAATTTCATCCATACTAATTAATGATCGTGTTTTGATGAAGTGTTGAAAAGAGACAGCTTCCACATATTCCTGTAGTCCTGAAAAGGTGACAAAGAAAATTACTAAGAATAAGCACTTAATTAGTAAGAATGTCATAATAAAAAAACTTCATATTGATCATCATCTAGCTCAAAAAAAAGCTTAATGGATGCCTACTACAATGCCAGTACTAGACTAGACACTTAGAATAGAAAGAATGGCCTggggaccaggcacggtggctcacgcctgtaatcccagcactttaaaaggccaaggcgggtggatcacttcaggtcaggagatggagaccagcctggccaacacagcaaaatcccaactctactaaaaatacaaaaattagctggacgtggtggcgggcgcctgtaatctctgggccactgtgcccagccagaaaaaaaattttttaagagtttAAGTAATAAGGATTTAAGAAAACCttattctggccgggcacggtggctcccgcctgtaatcccagcactttgggaggctgaggtgggaggatcacctgaggtcaggagttcgagaccatcctggccaacatggcgaaaccccatctctactaaaaatacaaaaaatattagccgggtgtggtggcaggagcccgtaatcccagctactcgggaggctgaggcaggagaatcgcttgaatccaggagccgaaggttgcagtgagccgagatcgcaccattgcactccagcctgggggacaagagcgagacttcgtctcaaaaaaaaaaaaaaaaaaggtggaggggggggaagaaaagaaaatcctattcCATAATTTTGATAggctttaataaaaattatataaattaatttgttttattttgctgggTAACAAAGCAATGATTCAAACAAATGAGACATAAAATTAAGAATCATTTGGGCCGttcacgatggctcacgcctgtaatcccagcactttgggaggcccaggcgggtggatcacgaggtcaggagatccagaccatcctggctaacatggtgaaaccacgtttctactaaaaataaaaaaacttagccgggcgtggtggcgggcgcctgtagtcccagctactcaggaggctgaggcaggagaatg includes these proteins:
- the TSNAX gene encoding translin-associated protein X isoform X1 gives rise to the protein MSNKEGSGGFRKRKHDNFPHNQRREGKDVNSSSPVMLAFKSFQQELDARHDKYERLVKLSRDITVESKRTIFLLHRITSAPDMEDILTESEIKLDGVRQKIFQVAQELSGEDMHQFHRAITTGLQEYVEAVSFQHFIKTRSLISMDEINKQLIFTTEDNGKENKTPSSDAQDKQFGTWRLRVTPVDYLLGVADLTGELMRMCINSVGNGDIDTPFEVSQFLRQVYDGFSFIGNTGPYEVSKKLYTLKQSLAKVENACYALKVRGSEIPKHMLADVFSVKTEMIDQEEGIS